From a region of the Candidatus Rhabdochlamydia porcellionis genome:
- a CDS encoding trigger factor produces the protein MDQATTEPRQLVNEHVRFTIHNKPSCIVEFDVEALKPLIQTAHKKAVKKIGKSATLPRFRKGKAPDNLIEKNFPDEIKKQWDQEIANAAFQECQKLANISILHKEAKVSYSIKSHSSHGALLTLSFETEPTLPFIDPKEIQLKSVKKPEVTPEKIAETIRQTQFFFAKWEKITDRPVQENDFVTLDVDLVEEGTPLFSNTRFEVNAKGMAEWMLLLVLGKNISDIAEGVSVPDQNASQEEKEKLKPKKARITIKSIDLATLPPIDEKFAKLLGVSSVEELHQRVEELLNKQADAHVQEALREQVTEILLKQFSFDLPATLIQKEVEFRIQQLAQNADFKSYWDNLKTEERKKIFETIQQQSEKAVRMFYLCRKIIDEANIRIAAEDVPSSASIPLEILLNPQNPNHSNHPEIEHAEAYSRLILEKAEDWIIKYAKF, from the coding sequence ATGGACCAAGCAACGACAGAGCCTAGGCAGTTGGTAAATGAGCATGTGCGCTTTACTATTCACAATAAGCCTTCTTGTATTGTTGAATTTGATGTTGAAGCTTTAAAACCATTGATACAAACAGCTCATAAAAAAGCAGTTAAGAAAATAGGGAAAAGCGCTACTCTTCCTCGCTTTCGAAAAGGAAAAGCTCCTGATAACCTCATTGAAAAAAACTTCCCCGATGAAATCAAAAAACAATGGGACCAAGAAATTGCTAATGCCGCTTTTCAAGAATGCCAGAAGCTCGCTAATATTTCTATACTACACAAAGAAGCCAAAGTCTCTTACAGCATTAAAAGTCACTCCTCTCATGGAGCTCTTTTAACGCTCTCTTTTGAAACCGAACCAACTCTTCCTTTTATAGACCCTAAGGAAATCCAGTTAAAAAGTGTGAAAAAACCGGAAGTAACCCCTGAAAAAATTGCTGAAACTATTCGTCAAACACAATTCTTCTTTGCCAAATGGGAAAAAATAACCGATCGCCCTGTTCAGGAAAATGATTTTGTAACTTTAGATGTAGATTTGGTTGAAGAAGGAACCCCCTTATTTTCCAATACGCGTTTCGAAGTAAATGCAAAGGGTATGGCTGAATGGATGCTACTCCTTGTCCTTGGTAAAAACATTTCTGATATAGCCGAGGGGGTAAGTGTTCCTGATCAAAATGCATCTCAAGAGGAAAAAGAAAAGCTAAAACCAAAAAAAGCGCGGATTACGATTAAATCTATCGATTTAGCAACATTGCCACCTATTGATGAAAAGTTTGCTAAATTACTTGGGGTCTCTTCTGTTGAAGAATTACATCAAAGAGTAGAAGAATTATTAAATAAGCAAGCTGATGCACATGTTCAAGAAGCTCTACGCGAGCAAGTAACAGAGATTTTATTGAAACAATTTTCTTTTGATTTACCTGCGACGCTGATTCAAAAAGAAGTCGAGTTTAGAATTCAGCAACTAGCTCAAAATGCTGATTTTAAAAGCTATTGGGATAATTTGAAAACAGAAGAGCGTAAAAAAATATTTGAAACGATCCAACAACAATCGGAAAAAGCTGTTCGAATGTTCTATTTATGCCGTAAAATTATAGACGAAGCAAATATTCGCATTGCTGCAGAAGATGTCCCTTCTTCTGCCTCTATCCCACTTGAGATTTTACTTAATCCCCAAAATCCTAATCACTCTAATCATCCTGAAATTGAACATGCAGAAGCATATTCTCGCTTGATCTTAGAAAAGGCAGAAGACTGGATTATTAAATATGCAAAGTTTTAA
- a CDS encoding ATP-dependent Clp protease proteolytic subunit gives MNVPYVIEDTGRGERAMDIFSRLLKDRIVFIGTEITDQVADVIIAQMLFLRAEDPKKSISIYINSPGGYISAGLAIYDTMMFMDYEINTYCIGQSCSMAALLLAAGTKGKRFALPHSRIMIHQPMGGIGGSSADIAIQAKEIIELKSICSKILAQLTDQEVAKIVEDSERDFFMNPEEAKKYGLIDKIATQPQKMPATKQE, from the coding sequence ATGAATGTTCCATATGTGATTGAAGATACAGGTCGTGGCGAGCGTGCCATGGATATTTTTTCTCGCCTATTAAAAGACAGAATTGTTTTTATAGGCACAGAGATTACAGATCAAGTAGCTGATGTAATCATTGCCCAAATGCTTTTTTTACGTGCTGAGGACCCTAAAAAATCTATAAGTATCTATATAAATTCTCCCGGAGGCTATATTTCTGCTGGATTAGCAATTTATGATACCATGATGTTTATGGATTATGAAATTAATACTTACTGTATAGGACAATCTTGCTCTATGGCAGCCCTTCTTTTAGCTGCTGGCACTAAAGGCAAACGATTTGCATTACCTCATAGTCGAATTATGATTCACCAGCCTATGGGTGGGATTGGTGGTTCTTCCGCTGATATTGCTATTCAAGCTAAAGAAATTATTGAACTTAAAAGCATTTGCTCTAAAATTTTAGCGCAACTTACAGATCAAGAGGTTGCTAAAATTGTTGAAGATTCTGAACGAGATTTTTTCATGAATCCAGAAGAAGCCAAAAAATATGGTCTTATTGACAAAATAGCTACACAGCCACAAAAAATGCCAGCGACAAAACAAGAATAA
- the clpX gene encoding ATP-dependent Clp protease ATP-binding subunit ClpX — protein MTKKEKNGAHCSFCGRPEEAVEKLISGPESYICDKCVRLCIEIVDKKPVHHELKILKPKEIKASLDAYVIGQEKAKKTISVAVYNHYKRIRSLQKESEIEYSKSNVLLLGPTGSGKTLIARTLANILDVPFAIADATTLTEAGYVGEDVENIILRLVQAADYDIARAEQGIIYVDEIDKVRKTTGNVSITRDVSGEGVQQALLKIVEGTIANVPPKGGRKHPNQEYLRVNTQNILFIVGGAFVHLEKIIAKRLGKSTIGFDVGEARVFDTNEINYLLSKVEPEDLIQFGMIPEFVGRFNSTANCNELTIQDLVDILIKPKNAIIKQYQHLFAEENVSLKFTDDGLRAMAEKAKKTGTGARALRMIVESLLLELMFDIPSDPTIKEIIVDEECITSQKNPKVIRLQTS, from the coding sequence ATGACAAAAAAAGAAAAAAATGGCGCCCACTGTTCTTTTTGCGGCCGCCCAGAAGAAGCTGTGGAGAAACTGATATCTGGCCCTGAATCCTACATTTGTGATAAATGCGTACGCCTATGTATTGAAATTGTCGATAAAAAGCCAGTTCATCATGAGCTAAAGATACTAAAACCAAAAGAGATTAAAGCTTCTTTGGATGCTTACGTCATTGGTCAAGAAAAAGCCAAAAAGACTATTTCGGTTGCTGTTTATAATCATTATAAAAGAATTCGCTCTCTGCAAAAAGAGAGTGAAATCGAATATAGTAAATCCAATGTTTTATTATTAGGACCTACGGGATCTGGAAAAACTCTCATTGCACGTACTTTAGCTAATATCCTAGATGTACCTTTTGCGATTGCAGATGCTACTACTTTAACTGAAGCTGGTTATGTAGGTGAGGATGTAGAGAATATCATTTTACGTCTTGTACAAGCAGCCGATTATGATATCGCACGTGCTGAACAGGGTATCATTTATGTAGATGAAATCGATAAGGTTCGCAAAACAACAGGTAATGTTTCTATTACACGTGATGTATCTGGAGAAGGAGTACAACAAGCTCTTTTAAAAATCGTAGAGGGCACCATTGCCAATGTCCCTCCTAAAGGAGGAAGGAAACATCCTAATCAAGAGTATCTTCGTGTAAATACACAAAACATTTTGTTTATTGTAGGAGGTGCTTTTGTGCATCTTGAAAAGATTATTGCTAAAAGACTTGGTAAGAGTACGATTGGCTTCGATGTAGGAGAAGCACGTGTATTTGATACTAATGAAATCAATTATCTGCTTTCCAAAGTAGAACCTGAAGACCTCATTCAATTTGGTATGATTCCAGAATTTGTAGGCCGCTTCAATAGTACTGCTAATTGTAATGAGCTAACTATTCAAGACCTTGTTGATATTCTGATTAAACCGAAAAATGCTATTATCAAGCAATATCAACATCTGTTTGCAGAAGAAAATGTCTCTTTAAAATTTACAGATGATGGTCTAAGAGCTATGGCTGAAAAAGCAAAGAAAACAGGGACAGGAGCTCGTGCTTTAAGAATGATTGTAGAAAGTCTTTTATTAGAATTAATGTTTGATATTCCATCAGATCCAACCATTAAAGAAATCATCGTTGATGAAGAATGTATTACTTCTCAAAAAAATCCTAAAGTGATTCGCTTGCAAACTAGTTAA